Below is a window of Candidatus Methylomirabilota bacterium DNA.
TCGCGCGCCCTCGGATGCAACTGGCCCTGTCTTCCCCCGCCACGGGCTGTCCCGAGGGGTCAAGACCGGCGTGCTCGGATGGAGCCCCGCCGGTGGCGCGGCGGCTGGGTCGACCCGCCCGCAAGGTCAAGTGACCTTCGACGGCATGGCGCGGCGCGCGGCTTGACAAGCCCGGGGCTGGCGGCGCAGAGTCTTCCCCACTTTCCAACCTTCGTCTTCGTCGTCGGCGGGCATCGGCAGGGACGACACGCCGCCGGGCACAAGGAGGCGGGCCATGAGAATCGATCGACGGACCGCAATCGCCGGAACCATTCTCCTGAGCGTGTCCCTTGCCCTGGGGGCCCCGCTCGCACCCACGCGCGCGCAGGGTAAACCCATCCGGATCGGCGAAATCAACTCGTACAGCGGTGTCGCCACCGTCTTCACCTTCCCGTACAAGGAAGGGCTGGCCATGGCCACCAAGGAGATCAACGACGCCGGCGGCGTGCTGGGACGGCCGCTCGAGTTCATCCACCGCGACGACAAGCTCAAGCCCGACGAGGCGGTCAAGGCCGCGCGCGAGCTGGTGCTCCAGGAAAAAGTGGACTTCCTCGCCGGCTGCATCACCAGCGCGGTGGGGTTGGCCATCTCCGCCTACGCGAAGGACGCCAAGGTCCTCTACTTCGCCACTCACTGCCAGACCTCGCGCTTGACCTGGGACGAGGGGCACCGGTACGTCGCCCACACTACCAACAACGTGAACCAGTACGCGCGGGTGGTCGCGAAGAAGGCGGCGGCCTTCCCGTACAAGAAGTGGGCACACATCTCACCCGACTACGAGTACGGTCAGAACCTCTGGGAGGAGTTCTGGGCGTACCTGAAGCATCTCAAGCCCGATGTTCAGGTGGTCCAGCAGAACTGGCCGAAGCTCGGCGAGACCGACCATAGCTCCTACATCACCGCCCTGCTTCAGTCGGGCGCGGAGGCTTTCTTCAGTGGGTTGTGGGGCGCTCAGGAGATCGCCTTCGTGAAGCAGGCCCGGCCCTTCGCGCTCGTGGAAAAGGTCCATTACTTCACTCCCGCCATCGGTACCCCCGACGAGCTGGACCCGCTCGGCAAGGAGGCGCCGGTCGGCGCCATCACCACGACCTTCCCCTGGTACGACGAGGGGGTGCTGAAGCGGCACCCCAAGTTCACCGAGTGGAACAAGAAGTACACGGAGTGGGCGAAGGCCCACGGCATGAAAGACCCCCAGCCCAAGCTGGGCGCCTCGTGGGGCTACGCGAGCGCCTACATCATCGCCGAGGCCATCAAGCGGGCGAAGTCGACGGACACCGACAAGGTCATCGCCGTGCTCAGCGAGGGGTTCGAGATGGAGTTCCCGTGGGGCAAGGTGATCATGCGGGGCTGTGACCAGCAGGCGATCGCGCCGCAATTCGGGGGCGTCGTGAAGATGGGCAAGGAGGGCAAGCCGATCGTCGCCGACATCGAGGAGTTCCACGGCAAGGACATTGTCAAGAGCTGCGACGAGGTAGCGAAGCTCCGGGCGGCCGCCGCCGAGAAGAAGAAGTAGGCGGGGGCTCTCCGGGCCGGGGTCGCGGCCGCGCGGCCCCGGCCCACGCCTCAACGCCCGCAGCCGAGCATGGATTTCATCACGAGCCTTTTCCCCTGGATCACCAACGGTCCGCTCGTTCTCGTCCAGGTGATGAGCGGGCTCAGCGTCGGCATGTTCCTGTTCCTGGTCTCCGTCGGCATGTCCTTGATCTTCGGCGTGACGCGCATCGTGAACCTCGCCCATGGGAGCTTCTACATGGTGAGCGCCTACCTCATGGTGACGCTCATCGAGGTGATGCCCGAGCATCCCGTGAGCTTCTGGATCGCCCTCCTCCTCGCCCCGGTCGGCGTGGGGATCCTGGGTGGGGTCATCGAGGTCACGCTGCTCCGCCGGATCTACCGCCGCGACCCGATGATGCAGCTCATCCTCACCTTCGGGCTGATCCTCGTCATCGGAACGCTCGTCCTTCTCGTCTGGGGCCCCGACAACAAGAGCGTCCCCCGCCCGGACGCGCTCGCGGGCTCCGTGCGCATCTTCGGCCAGCCGTTCCCGTCGTACTACCTGCTCGTCCTGGGCTTGTCCCCGCTCGTCGCGGTCGGGCTCTGGCTTCTCTTCTATCGCACGCGCTGGGGTATGCTCGTCCGCGCCGCTACCGTCGACCGGGAGATGCTCGGCGCACTCGGCGTGGACGTCTCGAAGCTCTACACCGAGGTCTTCGTGTTCGGGAGCTGGCTGGCGGGGCTGGGCGGGGCGCTCGCGGCGCCGACGGTGGCGGTGGCCCTCGGGATGGACGGCGACGTCCTCATCAATGCCTTCGTCGTCGTCGTGATCGGCGGGCTCGGGAGCTTCGCGGGCAGCCTGATCAGCGCGCTCCTGGTTGGCGAGCTCCAGTCCTTCGGCATCCTGATCTTCCCGGCCGTCTCGATTGTCCTGCTCTTCGCAATAATGGCCGTCGTCCTGATCGTGAGGCCGTGGGGACTCCTCGGCCATCCGGAGGAGTGACGACCGTGGGACGCCGCACCGCCGTCTGGGGGATCGCCCTCGCCGCCGCCCTCGCCCTGCCGCTCGTCCTGTCGACCTTCTTCATCGTGCTCCTGATCGAGATCGCGGTGGTCGCGCTCTTCGCCACCGCGTTCAACCTCCTGATGGGCTTCGGCGGCATGGTGTCCTTTGGCCACGCCGCCTACTTCGCGCTCGGCGCCTACGCCGCGGCGCTGCTGGCGCAGAAGGCCGGGTGGCCGATGCTGGCCGCCCTCGCCGCGGCGCCGCTGGTGGCCGCGCTGGGCGCCTTCGTCTTCGGCTTCTTCATCGTGCGGCTGACCCATACCTATTTCGCGATGCTGTCCCTCGCCTTCGGACAGATCGTCTACACCGTCATCTTCAAGTGGACCAGCCTGACCGGCGGCGACAACGGCCTGCTGAACGTGTGGCCGCCCACCTTCCTGCGATCGCAGACCGCCTACTACTACTTCACACTGCTCATCATCGGTACCTCCTTCCTCGGCCTCTACGCCATCGTGAACTCGCCCTTCGGCTATGCCCTCAAGGCCATCCGGGAGAACCCCCGGCGCGCCCGCTTCATCGGAGTCAACGTCCGACGCCACCAGCTCTACGCCTTCGTCCTCTCCGGCTTCTTCTCGGGCATCGCCGGAGGCGTCTTCGCCTTCCACAACGGAAGCGTCTTCCCGGACTTCGCGTTCTTCACCAAGTCGTTCGAGCCGCTGGTGGTCGTCTTGCTGGGCGGCGTGCAGTCCTTCTACGGCCCCCTGGCCGGCGCGTTCGGGTTCAAGCTCCTCGAGTGGCTCATCTCGAAGTGGGCGCCGATCTACTGGCCGCTCTTCCTGGGCGCCATCGTCATCGCGGTGGTCGTGCTGCTCCCCCAAGGATTCGTCGGGCTGCTCGAGAGACGTGCGTGGCGACCACGGCCGACGATCGCGAAGTAGTCCTCGAGACGCGCGCGCTGAAGAAGCACTTCGGCGGCGTCCAGGCCGTCTGCGACGTCGACCTCCTGATCCCGCGGGGCGATCTCCGAGCGATCATCGGGCCGAACGGAGCGGGGAAGACGACCCTCTTCAACCTGATCACCGGCGACATCCGCCACGACTCGGGTCTCGTCTATTTCGGCGGAGAGGAGATCAGTGCCCTGCCTCCCCACGAGGTGTGCCGCCGAGGGATCGGTCGCACCTTCCAGATCACGAGCGTCTTCCGGCGCCTGACCGTGCTCGAGAACGTGCAGACCGCGCTGC
It encodes the following:
- a CDS encoding ABC transporter substrate-binding protein; this encodes MRIDRRTAIAGTILLSVSLALGAPLAPTRAQGKPIRIGEINSYSGVATVFTFPYKEGLAMATKEINDAGGVLGRPLEFIHRDDKLKPDEAVKAARELVLQEKVDFLAGCITSAVGLAISAYAKDAKVLYFATHCQTSRLTWDEGHRYVAHTTNNVNQYARVVAKKAAAFPYKKWAHISPDYEYGQNLWEEFWAYLKHLKPDVQVVQQNWPKLGETDHSSYITALLQSGAEAFFSGLWGAQEIAFVKQARPFALVEKVHYFTPAIGTPDELDPLGKEAPVGAITTTFPWYDEGVLKRHPKFTEWNKKYTEWAKAHGMKDPQPKLGASWGYASAYIIAEAIKRAKSTDTDKVIAVLSEGFEMEFPWGKVIMRGCDQQAIAPQFGGVVKMGKEGKPIVADIEEFHGKDIVKSCDEVAKLRAAAAEKKK
- a CDS encoding branched-chain amino acid ABC transporter permease, whose translation is MDFITSLFPWITNGPLVLVQVMSGLSVGMFLFLVSVGMSLIFGVTRIVNLAHGSFYMVSAYLMVTLIEVMPEHPVSFWIALLLAPVGVGILGGVIEVTLLRRIYRRDPMMQLILTFGLILVIGTLVLLVWGPDNKSVPRPDALAGSVRIFGQPFPSYYLLVLGLSPLVAVGLWLLFYRTRWGMLVRAATVDREMLGALGVDVSKLYTEVFVFGSWLAGLGGALAAPTVAVALGMDGDVLINAFVVVVIGGLGSFAGSLISALLVGELQSFGILIFPAVSIVLLFAIMAVVLIVRPWGLLGHPEE
- a CDS encoding branched-chain amino acid ABC transporter permease, yielding MGRRTAVWGIALAAALALPLVLSTFFIVLLIEIAVVALFATAFNLLMGFGGMVSFGHAAYFALGAYAAALLAQKAGWPMLAALAAAPLVAALGAFVFGFFIVRLTHTYFAMLSLAFGQIVYTVIFKWTSLTGGDNGLLNVWPPTFLRSQTAYYYFTLLIIGTSFLGLYAIVNSPFGYALKAIRENPRRARFIGVNVRRHQLYAFVLSGFFSGIAGGVFAFHNGSVFPDFAFFTKSFEPLVVVLLGGVQSFYGPLAGAFGFKLLEWLISKWAPIYWPLFLGAIVIAVVVLLPQGFVGLLERRAWRPRPTIAK